A genomic segment from Pseudanabaena sp. FACHB-2040 encodes:
- a CDS encoding ABC transporter permease, whose product MSQTWKVLKPYLLITPQSLVFLLFLVFPILLIGVVSFWEFNGYSMTPAFTLDNYIGLFSSDVTLRTYLNTFKFVALVWLFTLLIGYPVAYFLSFYIKDLRWQIILFLVCTIPFWTSNIIRMISWLPLLGREGLVNQLLMGNGLISSPLEFLLYSDFAVVLGMVHLYIIFMIAPIFNSLMRIDRDLVTAAQDMGASGFATFREIILPLSAPGIAIGSIFIVTLVMGEFVTVRLMGGGQAASVGKLIQTQIGSLQYPLAAANAMILLLVTLTMVISILRVLDIRKEL is encoded by the coding sequence ATGTCTCAAACTTGGAAAGTTCTCAAGCCATACCTGCTGATCACGCCCCAGTCTCTAGTTTTTCTCCTGTTTCTGGTCTTTCCCATCTTGCTAATTGGGGTTGTGAGCTTCTGGGAGTTTAATGGCTACTCCATGACCCCAGCCTTTACCCTGGACAACTACATCGGCCTTTTCAGCTCCGATGTCACCTTGAGAACCTATCTCAATACCTTCAAGTTTGTGGCTTTGGTGTGGCTATTTACTCTGCTGATTGGTTATCCGGTGGCGTATTTTCTGTCGTTTTACATTAAGGATTTGCGGTGGCAGATCATCCTATTTCTGGTTTGCACCATTCCTTTTTGGACTTCGAACATTATTCGGATGATTTCCTGGCTGCCCCTATTGGGGAGAGAAGGACTCGTCAACCAGCTATTGATGGGGAATGGTTTAATCAGCAGCCCGTTGGAGTTTCTGCTGTACTCAGACTTTGCGGTGGTGCTGGGGATGGTGCACCTCTACATCATTTTCATGATTGCTCCCATCTTCAACAGCCTGATGCGGATTGACCGGGATCTGGTTACAGCGGCTCAAGATATGGGCGCTTCTGGGTTTGCCACCTTTAGAGAGATCATCTTGCCGCTATCAGCTCCAGGAATTGCGATCGGCTCTATCTTCATCGTCACTTTGGTGATGGGCGAGTTTGTTACGGTGAGGCTAATGGGGGGCGGTCAGGCGGCTTCGGTTGGCAAACTGATTCAAACTCAGATCGGCAGCTTGCAGTACCCTCTGGCGGCGGCTAACGCCATGATTTTGCTGCTGGTCACTCTGACGATGGTGATCTCGATTTTGCGGGTGCTAGATATTCGTAAGGAACTTTAG
- a CDS encoding gamma-glutamylcyclotransferase, translating into MSTSLSGSKIIFICGSALQGQPDHANLQSARFVREAKTAPKYRLHAVGNGWHPGIYGVEAGGISIPGELYEMTAEQYDYLASNEPPNMYPHEVDLEDGGVAIAFLYPQALIEEHGWPDISEYGGWAAYKAAT; encoded by the coding sequence ATGAGCACTTCTCTATCTGGTTCTAAGATCATTTTTATCTGTGGTTCTGCTCTACAGGGACAGCCTGACCACGCTAATTTGCAGTCTGCTCGCTTTGTCCGAGAGGCTAAGACGGCTCCTAAGTACCGGCTCCATGCAGTGGGCAATGGCTGGCACCCTGGTATCTATGGGGTGGAAGCAGGCGGTATTTCGATTCCGGGTGAGCTGTATGAGATGACAGCTGAGCAGTATGACTACCTGGCTAGCAATGAGCCGCCGAACATGTACCCCCATGAGGTGGATCTAGAGGATGGGGGGGTTGCGATCGCATTTCTCTACCCCCAAGCACTCATTGAAGAGCACGGCTGGCCCGACATCTCTGAGTACGGCGGATGGGCTGCCTACAAAGCGGCTACCTAG
- a CDS encoding ABC transporter ATP-binding protein has product MQDTQVISSLSTGPVPDSLVAEARGVALRSVTKKYGPVTAVKELTLDVPAGTYCCLLGPSGCGKTTTMRMIAGHEEVTSGDIYIGDLKINGLPPAQRNTAMMFQNYALFPHKTVWQNVEFGLKMRKMPEAERRERVGEMLELVGLTQFAQRKPQMLSGGQQQRVALARALVTRPQVLLLDEPLSALDESLRVKTRGELRKLQRQFGMTFIQVTHNQDEAYSLSDQIVVMDHGRIDQVGTPQEIFSQPTSQFVARFTGDNNIFPGQVISAVQDTQGYLVQVEAEGLGSLLCRGEFAQPGTTAACCVRADRLHLQSLEAATVSGPMPATNRVTARITAIEFTGYITRVSLALEKTGIEILYKARTTDWMQDPLNEGQVVVLDWAAEDCVFLPH; this is encoded by the coding sequence ATGCAAGACACACAAGTCATTTCCAGCCTCTCAACCGGCCCAGTGCCCGATTCACTGGTTGCCGAGGCCAGAGGGGTAGCCCTGCGATCGGTCACCAAAAAATATGGCCCCGTAACTGCCGTCAAGGAGTTGACTCTAGATGTGCCTGCCGGAACCTATTGCTGTTTGCTAGGCCCCAGTGGCTGCGGCAAAACCACCACCATGCGGATGATCGCAGGGCACGAAGAAGTTACCAGTGGCGACATCTACATCGGTGATCTCAAAATCAACGGCCTGCCGCCTGCCCAGCGGAACACCGCCATGATGTTTCAAAACTACGCCCTTTTCCCCCACAAGACCGTTTGGCAAAACGTTGAGTTTGGGCTCAAGATGCGCAAAATGCCCGAGGCTGAGCGCCGGGAGCGAGTGGGTGAAATGCTGGAACTTGTCGGCCTCACTCAATTTGCCCAGCGCAAGCCCCAAATGCTTAGCGGCGGGCAGCAGCAGCGAGTGGCTCTGGCTCGGGCCTTAGTCACCCGGCCCCAAGTGCTGCTCTTAGATGAACCGCTCAGCGCTCTAGACGAGTCTTTACGGGTTAAAACTCGGGGCGAACTGCGTAAGCTCCAGCGCCAGTTTGGCATGACCTTCATTCAGGTCACCCATAACCAGGATGAAGCCTACTCCCTGTCCGATCAGATTGTGGTTATGGATCATGGCCGCATCGACCAGGTCGGCACGCCCCAAGAGATCTTTTCCCAGCCCACTTCCCAGTTTGTGGCTCGCTTTACAGGCGACAACAACATCTTCCCCGGCCAGGTTATTAGCGCGGTTCAAGACACCCAGGGCTATCTAGTTCAGGTAGAGGCAGAGGGCTTAGGTTCGCTGCTCTGCCGGGGTGAATTTGCCCAGCCAGGAACAACGGCTGCCTGCTGTGTTCGCGCCGACCGCCTGCACCTGCAGTCCTTAGAAGCGGCCACAGTCTCCGGCCCCATGCCTGCCACCAATCGGGTAACGGCTCGCATTACCGCTATCGAGTTCACGGGCTACATCACCCGAGTATCCCTGGCTCTGGAAAAAACCGGGATAGAAATCCTCTACAAAGCCAGAACCACCGACTGGATGCAAGACCCCTTGAATGAAGGCCAGGTCGTAGTGCTCGACTGGGCTGCGGAAGACTGCGTCTTTTTGCCCCATTGA
- a CDS encoding circadian clock KaiB family protein has product MSIFDRKSQPPSSHQSPNQEVLDYLAKQEMETYVLRLYVASNSLRSMRAIQRIQKLCEERLPGRYELEIVDIYQDPERLEQDQVFAVPTLIKQLPPPLQRLIGDMTDMDKLISCLDI; this is encoded by the coding sequence ATGTCTATATTTGATCGAAAATCTCAGCCTCCCTCTTCACACCAGAGCCCAAACCAGGAAGTTCTAGACTATCTAGCTAAACAGGAAATGGAGACATACGTGCTGCGTCTGTATGTAGCTAGCAACAGCTTGCGATCGATGCGAGCCATCCAGCGTATTCAAAAGCTTTGCGAAGAGCGGCTACCGGGGCGCTATGAGCTAGAAATTGTTGATATCTACCAAGACCCAGAGCGGCTGGAGCAGGATCAGGTCTTTGCAGTGCCCACGCTCATCAAGCAGCTACCGCCCCCGCTGCAGCGCCTAATTGGCGACATGACCGACATGGATAAGCTGATCAGCTGCCTAGACATTTAG
- a CDS encoding extracellular solute-binding protein, which produces MAKISRRNVIRTGLAAGAFLTATRCASSPSGTPNNPAPGPEVNTNQTKDVTLRLIGTGVSQINEIRDKAQEDLGFKLEMRALSTEENNQIAITQPNQYDIFDGEYFSLPLVVPSGNLKPIEISRIKDYDKIVSFFTQGKFNGMPVENSQGTAPYRVMYLTGPDSKEFATSPTDYATLIPFQYNADTLGYRPDLVNRQIESWGELFNAEFKGKTSIIDIPQIGIMDAAMIAESLGLMTFGDKGNMTRTEIDQITDILKEQKRAGQFRAFWKTFDESVNLMSSGEVVLQSMWSPAVTAVKSKGVECVYAPLKEGYRGWGGGIGLSKNLSGIQLDAAYEYINWMLDGWVGAFLGRQGYYSAAPENAKKFMSAEEWDFWYEGKAAAKDMVDPFGKTLEKSGAVRDGGSFNERFGNIVCWNSTMEENTYLVQKWNEFIAA; this is translated from the coding sequence ATGGCAAAGATTTCCCGCCGTAACGTCATCCGTACTGGTCTTGCTGCTGGAGCCTTTTTGACTGCAACTCGCTGCGCCTCATCCCCGAGCGGCACTCCCAACAACCCGGCTCCTGGTCCTGAAGTCAACACAAATCAAACCAAAGATGTCACTCTGCGCCTAATTGGAACGGGCGTTTCTCAAATCAACGAAATCCGAGACAAGGCTCAGGAAGACCTCGGCTTTAAGCTAGAAATGCGGGCTTTGAGCACTGAGGAAAACAACCAAATCGCTATCACTCAGCCCAATCAGTACGACATCTTCGATGGGGAATATTTCAGCCTGCCTCTGGTAGTGCCCTCCGGCAACTTGAAGCCGATTGAGATTTCCAGAATTAAGGACTACGACAAGATCGTTTCCTTCTTCACCCAGGGCAAATTTAACGGCATGCCTGTAGAAAACTCCCAGGGCACAGCTCCTTATCGAGTGATGTACCTGACTGGCCCAGACTCTAAGGAGTTTGCCACCTCTCCCACCGATTACGCTACGCTGATTCCCTTTCAGTACAATGCCGATACCCTAGGCTATCGGCCCGATCTGGTCAATCGCCAGATCGAGAGTTGGGGCGAACTCTTTAATGCCGAGTTTAAGGGCAAGACCTCGATTATCGACATCCCTCAAATCGGTATTATGGATGCGGCCATGATTGCTGAGTCGCTGGGGCTGATGACCTTTGGCGACAAAGGCAACATGACCCGCACCGAGATCGACCAGATCACCGACATCCTCAAGGAGCAGAAGCGGGCAGGCCAGTTCCGGGCTTTCTGGAAGACCTTTGATGAATCGGTTAACCTGATGTCTTCCGGTGAGGTGGTGCTGCAGTCGATGTGGTCCCCAGCAGTGACTGCCGTTAAGTCTAAGGGCGTCGAGTGTGTTTATGCACCTCTTAAAGAGGGTTATCGGGGCTGGGGCGGCGGCATTGGCCTCTCCAAGAACCTGTCGGGCATTCAGCTCGATGCCGCTTACGAGTACATCAACTGGATGCTCGACGGCTGGGTAGGGGCTTTCCTCGGTCGTCAGGGCTACTACAGCGCCGCGCCAGAGAATGCCAAGAAGTTCATGAGTGCTGAGGAGTGGGACTTCTGGTACGAGGGCAAGGCTGCCGCCAAAGACATGGTTGATCCCTTCGGCAAAACCCTAGAGAAATCTGGGGCTGTTCGCGATGGCGGCTCCTTCAACGAGCGGTTTGGCAATATCGTCTGCTGGAACTCCACTATGGAGGAAAACACCTACCTGGTGCAAAAGTGGAACGAGTTTATCGCTGCCTAA
- a CDS encoding ABC transporter permease, which yields MPKRSPAFYVLAAFFALFVLFLYGPMVTIFILSLQGPDGTLTFPVRSFGFYWLGQVFQEQRVGNFVEPFQRSLLLGLLIMVLTAAISVMASMAFRQRFKGSTVLFYLTIASLIVPSILISLGIGVMFQVLGWDTNWLTSGMGAHLTWVLPIAFLIMIGIFNRFDPSYEEAARDLGANDAKTFWGIVLPLIAPSLIGVGLLTFTLSYDEFTRTSLISGQYNTLPLEIFGMTTNVTSPALYALGTLTTLFSFSVIAIAFFSFTLISRRQRQ from the coding sequence ATGCCCAAGCGATCTCCTGCGTTTTACGTTCTCGCTGCCTTCTTTGCGCTGTTTGTGCTGTTTCTCTACGGCCCGATGGTCACTATCTTTATCCTGTCTCTACAGGGGCCAGATGGCACGCTGACTTTTCCGGTACGGAGCTTTGGTTTTTACTGGCTAGGGCAGGTGTTTCAGGAGCAGCGGGTGGGCAACTTTGTGGAGCCGTTCCAGCGATCGCTCCTGTTGGGTCTCTTGATCATGGTGCTGACGGCAGCGATCTCGGTAATGGCCAGTATGGCCTTTCGGCAGCGGTTTAAGGGGTCAACGGTGCTCTTTTACCTAACGATTGCTAGTCTGATTGTGCCGAGCATCTTGATCTCTCTAGGCATTGGGGTAATGTTTCAGGTACTGGGCTGGGATACTAACTGGCTGACCTCGGGGATGGGAGCCCACTTGACCTGGGTACTGCCGATCGCATTTTTGATCATGATTGGTATTTTCAACCGCTTTGATCCCTCCTATGAGGAAGCGGCTCGGGACTTGGGAGCGAACGATGCCAAAACGTTTTGGGGCATTGTGCTGCCGCTGATTGCGCCCAGCCTGATTGGGGTGGGGCTGTTGACTTTTACCCTGTCCTACGATGAGTTTACCCGCACGTCTTTGATCTCAGGCCAGTACAACACGCTGCCTCTGGAGATCTTCGGTATGACGACTAACGTGACCTCGCCTGCGCTTTATGCACTGGGGACGCTGACTACTTTGTTCTCGTTTTCGGTGATTGCGATCGCATTTTTCTCCTTCACCCTAATTTCCCGCCGTCAGCGACAATAA